One genomic region from Metallosphaera tengchongensis encodes:
- a CDS encoding FKBP-type peptidyl-prolyl cis-trans isomerase: MFKDKDFLLVDYVGKIKNTERVIDTTIEEEAKKADIHSEDKKYGPQLVILGEHRLIKGLEDALYNMNVDEEKEIEISPENAYGKRDPSKVKVVSLGELRKQGMTPYPGMPVRFSDGNFGIVKSVSGGRVYIDLNHPLAGETLVYKVKVVKHITETNEKIQALIDRWFPTSDKPGFELLNDSKVLKVRVPDKIFLLEDLQTRKLLLAREVINYVLEDFQVIYEETYTKQLLTR; this comes from the coding sequence ATGTTCAAGGACAAGGATTTCCTACTAGTTGATTATGTAGGGAAAATTAAGAACACAGAAAGGGTTATAGACACTACCATTGAGGAGGAAGCTAAGAAGGCTGATATTCATAGTGAAGACAAGAAATACGGGCCTCAATTGGTCATCCTAGGAGAGCATAGGTTAATCAAGGGACTCGAAGACGCGCTCTATAACATGAATGTGGATGAGGAAAAAGAAATAGAGATTTCACCTGAAAATGCTTACGGAAAAAGAGATCCGTCCAAGGTGAAAGTAGTCTCTTTGGGAGAGCTGAGGAAGCAGGGTATGACCCCTTATCCAGGTATGCCTGTCAGATTTTCCGATGGGAACTTTGGAATCGTAAAAAGCGTGAGCGGTGGCAGGGTGTATATAGACTTAAATCATCCATTGGCTGGGGAAACCTTGGTTTACAAAGTCAAGGTGGTAAAACACATAACGGAGACAAATGAAAAGATTCAAGCTCTCATAGATAGGTGGTTCCCCACCTCAGATAAGCCGGGTTTCGAACTACTCAACGACAGTAAGGTTCTGAAGGTTCGTGTACCAGACAAAATATTCCTTCTGGAAGACCTACAGACAAGGAAACTTTTACTTGCTAGGGAAGTCATAAATTACGTGCTAGAGGACTTCCAAGTCATATATGAGGAAACGTACACCAAACAGCTCCTCACTCGATAA
- the speE gene encoding polyamine aminopropyltransferase, translating to MDYGWSWHIEWQSSFEFHAHHIDQVIEDRVTKYQRVMVANLTRFGKSLIIDGKVQSTVSDEFIYHESLVHPLLLSVKNPSEVLILGGGEGATLREVLKHKSVKKVVMVDIDQAVVDFAKKYLTEWHQGAFDDIRSKIVIGDALDYVDNSRESFDGIILDLTDPIKGNSSYKLYTREFYKRISNIVKDDGGVVTQATSPSFSVETFSAIYNTMKTVFRNVAVAITYVPSFDGLWGFVYASNHTTPNTLSSDAVNELLKTRIDGRLRFYDGETHSMLFNIPKHIRERILSETRISTEANPVTVPA from the coding sequence ATGGACTACGGTTGGAGTTGGCATATAGAGTGGCAGTCGTCATTTGAATTTCATGCACATCACATAGATCAAGTTATTGAGGATCGGGTCACTAAGTATCAAAGAGTAATGGTAGCTAATTTAACCAGGTTTGGTAAATCCCTTATAATTGATGGTAAGGTACAGTCTACAGTCTCTGACGAGTTCATATACCATGAATCACTGGTTCATCCTTTGTTGCTCTCGGTGAAAAATCCCTCCGAAGTTTTAATTCTAGGTGGAGGCGAGGGAGCTACCCTAAGGGAAGTATTAAAACATAAAAGCGTAAAAAAGGTCGTAATGGTCGACATAGATCAGGCTGTTGTAGATTTTGCCAAGAAATATCTTACGGAATGGCATCAGGGAGCTTTCGATGACATTAGATCCAAGATAGTGATCGGTGACGCTCTTGACTATGTAGATAATAGCCGCGAGAGTTTCGACGGTATAATCCTTGATCTAACTGACCCAATTAAGGGTAACTCGTCTTACAAACTCTATACTAGAGAATTTTACAAGAGGATAAGCAATATAGTCAAAGATGATGGCGGAGTTGTTACGCAGGCAACTTCCCCTTCATTCAGTGTTGAAACATTTTCTGCAATATATAATACAATGAAGACAGTATTCAGAAACGTAGCGGTAGCTATCACATACGTACCTTCTTTCGATGGTCTATGGGGATTCGTTTATGCTAGCAATCACACAACTCCTAACACTCTATCTTCAGATGCTGTAAACGAACTTTTGAAAACCAGGATTGATGGAAGACTGAGATTTTATGACGGTGAGACGCACTCGATGCTATTCAATATTCCGAAACATATCAGAGAAAGAATACTCAGTGAAACAAGGATCTCCACAGAAGCCAATCCAGTCACAGTTCCTGCTTGA
- a CDS encoding 50S ribosomal protein L37e: MKGTPSFGKMNKAPSHIRCRRCGRNSYNPTKHKCAACGFGKSKRISRYSWKTKKVNGVRLK; this comes from the coding sequence ATGAAAGGAACACCGTCTTTTGGAAAAATGAATAAAGCGCCTAGCCATATTAGATGCAGGAGATGCGGAAGGAATTCATACAATCCCACTAAACACAAATGTGCTGCATGCGGTTTTGGGAAATCCAAGCGAATTAGCAGATACAGCTGGAAAACTAAAAAGGTGAACGGGGTAAGGTTAAAGTAA
- a CDS encoding LSm family protein, with product MAETAHKLLAESVGSLVLVKLKGNKEVRGMLKSYDQHMNLVLSDSEEIQSDGGGKKMGTIVIRGDNVILISPIQQ from the coding sequence ATGGCTGAAACTGCACATAAGCTACTAGCTGAGTCGGTTGGTAGCTTAGTCTTAGTAAAGTTAAAGGGGAACAAGGAAGTAAGAGGGATGCTAAAAAGTTATGATCAACATATGAATTTGGTTCTCTCTGATTCCGAGGAAATCCAGAGCGATGGTGGTGGCAAAAAGATGGGAACGATCGTCATCAGAGGAGATAATGTAATTCTTATCTCCCCTATTCAACAGTAG